The Lycium barbarum isolate Lr01 chromosome 12, ASM1917538v2, whole genome shotgun sequence genome includes a region encoding these proteins:
- the LOC132622765 gene encoding E3 ubiquitin-protein ligase CIP8-like, producing the protein MAEVSTIHRFHIPTITYDDDNDDEEYPHSFAFDFDSLTDNFNFSPNSAPGSLDSDSGLLADPNSFIVDEDQMNFVTDMFVTEDHNSRVFTEDFGSDFDGLDSGDGLRVVGVGSDSGDIDDQNDDLGANGFWNCLRIDDDDDEQRDLNDDFEWEEVNERGEDRDYLSSVIDGIEEISVSSDNSNSDSIDEPVRNLEWEVLLAVNSIERSLEFDGNEEEIDHDALFGHFLENEGTLKGSPPTAKNVIENLPLVELKDKENNTACAVCKDEILVVEKVTELPCSHYYHLDCILPWLNIRNTCPVCRYELPTDDTDYERRKIGRRNGARAEVGNDFQVRYNFEIVP; encoded by the coding sequence ATGGCAGAAGTTTCTACAATCCACCGTTTCCATATCCCAACAATCActtatgatgatgataatgatgatgaagagTACCCACATtcatttgctttcgattttgattcccTTACTGATAATTTCAATTTTAGCCCCAATTCTGCACCCGGATCCCTAGATTCAGATTCGGGTTTGCTTGCAGACCCGAATTCCTTTATCGTTGATGAAGACCAAATGAATTTCGTTACAGATATGTTCGTTACAGAGGATCATAATTCTAGGGTTTTCACTGAGGATTTTGGATCTGATTTTGATGGGCTTGATTCGGGTGATGGGCTTCGGGTTGTGGGTGTCGGGTCGGATTCTGGGGATATTGATGATCAAAATGATGACTTGGGTGCTAATGGTTTTTGGAATTGTCTAAggattgatgatgatgatgatgaacagaGGGATTTGAATGACGATTTCGAGTGGGAAGAAGTTAATGAAAGGGGTGAAGATAGAGATTATTTGAGTTCTGTAATTGATGGTATTGAAGAAATATCAGTTTCTTCAGATAACTCGAATTCGGATTCAATTGATGAGCCGGTGAGGAATTTAGAATGGGAAGTTTTGTTGGCGGTTAATAGTATCGAAAGGAGCCTCGAATTCGATGGAAATGAAGAGGAGATTGATCATGATGCACTGTTTGgtcattttcttgaaaatgaaggGACTTTAAAGGGTAGTCCACCAACAGCTAAAAATGTTATTGAAAATCTTCCTTTAGTGGAATTAAAGGACAAAGAAAACAACACGGCGTGTGCCGTTTGTAAAGATGAGATTTTGGTTGTGGAGAAAGTGACTGAGCTTCCTTGTTCTCATTATTATCATTTGGACTGTATTTTACCGTGGTTAAATATACGCAATACGTGCCCTGTTTGTCGCTATGAGTTACCTACGGATGATACTGATTATGAAAGGAGGAAAATTGGAAGGCGTAATGGTGCTAGAGCTGAAGTTGGTAATGATTTTCAGGTTAGATACAATTTTGAAATTGTCCCTTGA